A single region of the Thermococcus zilligii AN1 genome encodes:
- a CDS encoding alpha/beta hydrolase-fold protein, with protein MDVRLIGALMLIILLLSGLYFGVNHGSGVQSGDTSGTTSSPDNTATKTTWTTTPQTTTGGVHVTPGTTTSTTSGTRTTLPLTTTTGRPTTTTTTTTTASNTLNGITVTFVVSVPEYTPEGDYVYIAGDFNGWNPGDERYRLKRLPDGRWAIDLTFPYGTVIEFKFTRGSWETVEKGPNGEEISNRRFVFTKAGTYEFTVHNWRDYVESGKEHTVTGNVRTFRMFISQLNDTRRIWVYLPPDYSSSRKRYPVLYMFDGQNLFDNATAFLREWGVDEALEKLYGEKNFSIIVVGIDSGGDRRIDEYAPWVNEKYGRGGLGNATLEFIVKNLKSFIDKQYRTDPEKTGIMGSSLGGLMAFYAGFLYPDVFQYVGAMSPAFWFNPEIYDFVKNASGGPKKIYIDWGTAESQDIISGAEKMVEILKNRGYTERANIRVVIDEGGDHKEYYWGKRFPGAVLWLFG; from the coding sequence ATGGACGTAAGATTGATCGGTGCGCTGATGCTCATTATACTTCTCCTTTCGGGCCTTTACTTTGGTGTTAATCATGGATCAGGCGTTCAGAGCGGGGACACTTCGGGGACAACGTCCAGTCCGGACAACACTGCCACCAAAACGACCTGGACTACCACTCCCCAAACCACCACAGGCGGTGTCCATGTAACCCCAGGCACAACTACATCCACCACCAGCGGAACCAGAACTACACTTCCACTTACCACAACCACCGGCAGGCCAACCACGACTACAACGACCACGACAACAGCCTCCAACACCCTCAACGGAATAACCGTGACCTTCGTAGTCTCGGTGCCCGAGTACACGCCGGAGGGGGATTATGTCTATATTGCCGGGGATTTCAATGGCTGGAACCCCGGAGACGAGCGTTACAGGCTGAAGAGGCTCCCGGACGGTAGGTGGGCAATAGACCTGACCTTTCCCTACGGGACGGTGATAGAGTTTAAGTTCACGAGGGGCTCGTGGGAAACTGTTGAAAAAGGGCCCAACGGGGAGGAGATTTCGAACAGGCGCTTCGTTTTCACAAAGGCAGGTACATACGAGTTCACCGTCCACAACTGGCGCGACTACGTCGAGTCCGGCAAGGAGCACACGGTAACGGGCAACGTCAGGACTTTCAGGATGTTCATCTCGCAGCTGAATGACACGAGAAGGATATGGGTCTACCTTCCCCCGGATTACAGCTCGTCGAGAAAGAGGTACCCGGTCCTCTACATGTTCGATGGCCAGAACCTCTTCGACAACGCAACGGCTTTTCTGAGGGAGTGGGGTGTCGATGAAGCCCTCGAAAAGCTCTATGGGGAGAAAAACTTCTCAATAATCGTGGTCGGGATAGACAGCGGAGGCGATAGGAGAATCGACGAGTACGCTCCGTGGGTGAACGAAAAGTACGGGCGGGGCGGTCTCGGGAATGCCACGCTTGAATTCATAGTGAAAAACCTCAAGTCGTTCATAGACAAGCAGTACAGAACCGATCCAGAAAAGACGGGCATCATGGGTTCCTCTCTGGGCGGACTGATGGCATTCTATGCCGGTTTTCTTTATCCTGACGTCTTCCAGTACGTGGGGGCCATGAGCCCTGCGTTCTGGTTCAATCCGGAGATTTACGACTTCGTCAAGAACGCCAGCGGGGGGCCGAAAAAGATATACATCGACTGGGGGACGGCCGAGTCACAGGACATAATCAGCGGCGCCGAGAAAATGGTCGAGATACTTAAGAACAGGGGCTACACGGAAAGGGCGAACATCAGGGTAGTCATCGATGAGGGCGGTGATCACAAGGAATACTACTGGGGCAAAAGGTTCCCGGGAGCGGTTCTGTGGCTCTTCGGCTGA
- the moaC gene encoding cyclic pyranopterin monophosphate synthase MoaC — protein sequence MGELTHVDERGVKMVEIGHKDMVFRRAVAKGRIRLKPETIRLILEGKTKKGNVIATAQIAGILAVKKTPELIPLCHPIPLTGVDVSFEFGEDYVEAVCEVRAYYKTGVEMEALTGVTVALLTIWDMVKAVEKDERGQYPNTRIEGIEVAVKEKGEDVP from the coding sequence ATGGGGGAGCTGACCCACGTGGACGAAAGGGGAGTGAAGATGGTAGAAATCGGGCACAAGGATATGGTTTTCAGGAGGGCAGTTGCGAAAGGGAGGATAAGGCTGAAACCGGAGACCATTCGCCTGATTCTCGAGGGAAAAACCAAGAAGGGGAACGTCATAGCCACTGCCCAGATAGCCGGAATTCTGGCGGTGAAAAAGACCCCCGAGCTGATTCCCCTCTGCCATCCGATACCCCTCACGGGCGTTGATGTATCCTTTGAGTTCGGGGAGGACTACGTGGAGGCAGTCTGTGAAGTCAGGGCTTACTACAAGACCGGCGTTGAAATGGAAGCGCTGACGGGTGTTACGGTTGCTCTGCTTACGATCTGGGACATGGTCAAGGCCGTTGAAAAGGATGAGCGGGGGCAGTATCCGAACACGAGGATCGAGGGAATAGAGGTAGCAGTTAAGGAGAAGGGGGAAGACGTCCCATAG
- a CDS encoding PEGA domain-containing protein yields the protein MKSKKAALVLLLLGAVLLFASGASAQESPYYYVKTYGGSGWDSGNAMAIAPNGDVIVAGYTESFGSGKGDALIMRLDRQGKVKWAKTYGGSGYDWINSIAVDSRGNIVAVGYTTSLGDGSEDLWILYLDENGSVKWQKAVGGSKTDVGNAVTIAPNGDIIVVGQTESFGAGWSDLWVLRFGADGSLKWQKTYGGNDDDAGTSVVVAPNGDIIVAGYTLSFGTGFQDVWVLRLDQNGNILWEKSYDLNSNEDAANSVSVTSGGQIIVAGYTSDINDKNALLMKLDGNGNLLWARTYGGNRDDEINSIAITPAGDILAVGGTYSFGLGGEDSWVIMLDGNGYLKWSRTYGGVSDEYFSSVAVENDSTAIRLAGTTWSFGASGDIMVLAIPLDGNLPNCGCGLSQNPLLASVQPSLATTRAQVSVPPVSPQPTAVVPKDVTGNIGVNNLYSSATLSVESTPPGATVYVNGTRIGTTPLQTFLLPGTYEVRVSMPEYEDYVTTVTLYPGESKTLSVTLTPTFGFLTVYSNPAGARVFIDGSYIGDTPIENYKLSVGQHSLKVTKEGYYDYTTTVTINPGQTTTINAQLNPRPASLTIDSNPAGAEVYLNGTYMGTTPLSINVPPGTYEVRLSMPGYADYVTSVTLNPGEVRVINAALVHYPVLSVESNPTGAQVYINGSYAGDTPLTLTLLPGTYEVRVSMPEYEDYVTTVTLNLGESKTLSVTLTPTFGFLTVYSNPAGAEVYLNGTLIGATPVENYKVHVGTYVLKVAKDGYETYYASVTIEPGKTAIENITLKPVGITTTTTTTTTTATTTHTTTTTTTTTTSPVTTTTTAPTTTTTTTQPTTTTTTTTTTTTTTTKPTTTTTTTTTTTTTSKGGGGVGTAAIIAVVVIIGLAAALFLLRRK from the coding sequence ATGAAATCGAAAAAGGCCGCATTAGTCCTTTTGCTGTTGGGGGCAGTTCTGTTATTTGCCTCTGGAGCAAGCGCTCAGGAAAGCCCCTACTACTACGTCAAAACCTACGGTGGTTCGGGATGGGACAGCGGTAATGCCATGGCCATAGCCCCAAACGGCGACGTTATAGTCGCGGGCTACACGGAGAGCTTTGGCTCGGGCAAAGGCGACGCCCTGATAATGAGGCTTGACCGCCAGGGGAAGGTAAAGTGGGCGAAAACCTACGGCGGAAGCGGTTACGACTGGATTAACTCGATAGCTGTGGACTCCAGGGGAAACATAGTGGCGGTTGGCTACACGACGAGCCTTGGGGATGGTTCCGAGGATCTCTGGATCCTCTATCTGGACGAAAACGGAAGCGTTAAGTGGCAGAAGGCAGTTGGCGGCAGTAAGACCGACGTTGGAAACGCGGTTACCATAGCACCCAATGGGGATATAATAGTGGTCGGGCAGACTGAAAGCTTCGGTGCCGGCTGGAGTGACCTCTGGGTTCTTCGCTTCGGTGCCGATGGGAGCCTTAAGTGGCAGAAGACCTACGGTGGAAACGACGACGATGCTGGCACTTCGGTTGTCGTTGCTCCCAACGGGGACATAATCGTTGCCGGCTACACCCTGAGCTTTGGAACAGGCTTCCAGGACGTCTGGGTTCTTCGCCTGGATCAAAACGGAAACATCCTGTGGGAGAAGAGCTACGACCTGAACTCCAACGAAGATGCCGCGAACTCCGTCTCAGTCACTTCCGGCGGCCAGATAATCGTTGCGGGCTACACCTCGGATATTAACGACAAGAATGCCCTTCTAATGAAGCTTGACGGAAACGGGAACCTCCTGTGGGCCCGCACTTACGGCGGAAACAGGGACGATGAAATTAATTCCATAGCCATTACCCCGGCCGGCGACATATTGGCCGTAGGAGGTACCTACAGCTTTGGTCTGGGCGGAGAAGATTCCTGGGTTATAATGCTCGACGGAAATGGCTACCTCAAATGGTCAAGGACATACGGTGGGGTTTCGGACGAATACTTCTCCAGCGTAGCTGTCGAAAACGATTCCACCGCAATTCGTCTCGCTGGAACCACCTGGAGCTTCGGTGCATCCGGCGACATCATGGTTCTTGCCATACCCCTTGATGGGAACCTTCCGAACTGCGGCTGTGGACTTTCACAGAACCCGCTGCTGGCCAGTGTCCAGCCGAGCCTTGCAACCACGAGGGCTCAGGTTTCAGTGCCACCGGTGAGCCCCCAGCCCACGGCGGTGGTTCCAAAAGATGTCACCGGGAACATTGGGGTGAACAACCTCTACTCTTCCGCGACGCTTTCAGTTGAATCCACTCCCCCTGGGGCAACCGTTTACGTAAACGGAACCCGGATCGGGACAACACCCCTGCAGACGTTCCTCCTCCCGGGAACTTACGAAGTTAGGGTCAGCATGCCCGAGTACGAGGACTACGTGACCACCGTAACGCTCTATCCCGGTGAGAGCAAGACTCTGAGCGTTACCCTAACGCCGACCTTTGGCTTCCTGACGGTCTACTCCAACCCTGCCGGGGCCAGGGTTTTCATCGATGGCTCCTACATTGGAGACACCCCGATTGAGAATTACAAGCTCTCAGTCGGGCAACACTCCCTGAAAGTGACAAAAGAGGGCTATTATGATTACACGACGACTGTGACGATAAATCCGGGGCAAACTACCACAATCAACGCCCAGCTCAACCCCCGGCCGGCAAGCTTAACGATAGACTCAAACCCCGCGGGGGCTGAAGTCTATCTCAACGGAACTTACATGGGAACAACACCGCTCAGCATTAATGTCCCCCCCGGAACTTATGAAGTAAGACTTAGCATGCCCGGGTACGCTGACTATGTGACCAGCGTGACACTCAACCCCGGGGAGGTTAGAGTGATAAACGCGGCCCTTGTTCACTACCCGGTTCTTTCTGTTGAGTCAAACCCAACCGGGGCTCAGGTTTACATCAACGGGTCCTACGCAGGCGATACACCGCTTACACTAACCCTCCTCCCGGGAACTTACGAAGTTAGGGTCAGCATGCCCGAGTACGAGGACTATGTAACCACCGTAACGCTCAATCTTGGTGAGAGCAAGACTCTGAGCGTTACCCTAACGCCGACCTTTGGCTTCCTGACGGTCTACTCCAACCCCGCTGGCGCTGAAGTTTACCTCAACGGCACGCTAATTGGAGCAACCCCAGTTGAAAACTACAAAGTCCACGTTGGAACCTACGTGCTTAAGGTTGCTAAGGACGGGTACGAGACTTATTACGCGTCTGTAACAATCGAGCCCGGAAAGACTGCGATCGAGAACATAACCCTCAAGCCGGTGGGGATCACTACAACGACTACAACTACCACCACAACCGCTACCACAACTCACACGACCACTACTACAACCACAACGACCACATCTCCAGTTACCACAACCACCACTGCACCCACAACAACTACCACTACGACCCAGCCCACCACCACAACCACTACCACAACTACTACGACGACCACTACAACCAAGCCAACCACGACTACCACAACGACCACCACTACCACTACGACAAGCAAGGGAGGGGGTGGAGTTGGAACAGCGGCGATAATAGCTGTGGTGGTCATAATTGGCCTGGCTGCGGCACTGTTCCTCCTGCGGAGGAAGTGA
- the thiI gene encoding tRNA uracil 4-sulfurtransferase ThiI, whose translation MFNVLVVRYGEIGTKLRQARRWFENLLMNNIREALVSEGIDFKKVEAKHGRVLVRTNRAEEAVEVLTRVFGIVSLSPAMEVDAEMEKINKTALKLFRKKKRELGLEKPKFRVTARRITKEFPLESPEVQAKVGEYILENEEGEVDLHNYDIEIGVELMEGRAYIYVDKIRAWGGLPIGTQGKVVALLSGGIDSPVAAFLMMKRGVEVIPVHIYMGEKTLEKVRKIWNQLKKYHYGGKSELIVVKPKEREEIIQKLREMKKENYTCVFCKFMMVRNADRIAKEFGAKGIVMGDSLGQVASQTLENMYIVSQASDLPVYRPLVGMDKEEIVEIAKKIGTFELSTLPEDEIPFIPEHPVIRGSWEEFRELYKAIFGEEPKKREC comes from the coding sequence GTGTTCAACGTACTCGTGGTCAGATACGGGGAGATCGGAACGAAGTTGAGGCAGGCGAGGAGATGGTTCGAGAACCTGCTCATGAACAACATCCGCGAGGCCCTGGTTAGCGAGGGGATTGATTTCAAGAAGGTCGAAGCCAAGCACGGCCGCGTTCTGGTGAGGACGAACAGGGCAGAAGAAGCCGTTGAGGTTCTCACAAGGGTCTTCGGAATAGTCTCGCTCTCGCCGGCAATGGAAGTTGACGCCGAGATGGAGAAGATAAACAAAACGGCCCTCAAGCTCTTCAGGAAGAAGAAGCGCGAGCTCGGGCTTGAAAAGCCTAAATTCAGGGTCACCGCGAGGAGGATAACCAAGGAGTTCCCACTCGAGAGTCCGGAGGTTCAGGCGAAGGTCGGTGAATACATCCTCGAGAACGAGGAGGGCGAGGTTGACCTGCACAACTATGACATCGAAATTGGAGTGGAGCTGATGGAGGGCAGGGCCTATATCTACGTCGACAAAATCCGGGCCTGGGGCGGCCTGCCGATAGGGACGCAGGGTAAGGTCGTGGCCCTGCTGAGCGGCGGCATAGATTCTCCTGTGGCCGCTTTCCTCATGATGAAGCGCGGCGTCGAGGTGATCCCGGTCCACATCTACATGGGCGAGAAAACCCTCGAGAAGGTCAGAAAGATATGGAACCAGCTGAAGAAGTACCACTACGGCGGAAAGAGCGAGCTCATCGTTGTGAAACCAAAGGAACGCGAAGAAATCATCCAGAAGCTCAGGGAGATGAAAAAGGAGAATTACACCTGCGTCTTCTGCAAGTTCATGATGGTGAGGAACGCCGACAGGATAGCAAAAGAATTCGGCGCCAAAGGCATTGTCATGGGCGACTCCCTCGGCCAGGTGGCCAGCCAGACGCTCGAGAACATGTACATCGTCAGCCAGGCGAGCGACCTGCCTGTATACCGCCCGCTCGTAGGCATGGACAAGGAGGAGATAGTCGAAATAGCCAAGAAAATCGGCACCTTCGAGCTCTCCACCCTTCCCGAGGATGAGATACCCTTCATACCGGAGCACCCGGTCATAAGGGGCTCGTGGGAGGAGTTTAGGGAACTCTACAAAGCGATATTTGGAGAGGAGCCAAAGAAAAGGGAGTGCTGA
- a CDS encoding DUF998 domain-containing protein: MNFEKLSAYISVFLPVIFLAGLTIVLGKNPWFSFTSNALSDMGSLKNPERGYFNGFLMAFAVITLIAAVGAFRSGLSYLMIFASVSLFLVGVFPEELPYHSPAAVLFYLLALADMVIMGIKLGRSGVSPGYLWSVLAILTLALMLYLIKARVFRGLAIPEMVGAITILAWFVYIGLLRLCSQP; the protein is encoded by the coding sequence ATGAACTTCGAAAAGCTGTCCGCTTATATCTCGGTCTTTCTTCCTGTGATATTCCTGGCTGGCCTCACGATCGTGCTGGGCAAAAACCCGTGGTTCTCCTTTACCAGTAACGCCCTCAGCGACATGGGTTCGCTCAAAAACCCCGAGAGGGGGTACTTCAACGGCTTTCTGATGGCCTTCGCAGTTATAACCCTGATCGCGGCCGTTGGGGCATTCAGAAGCGGCCTCAGCTACTTGATGATTTTTGCATCGGTTTCTCTCTTCCTCGTGGGCGTTTTCCCGGAGGAGTTGCCCTATCATTCCCCGGCCGCGGTTCTCTTCTACCTCCTCGCGCTGGCGGATATGGTTATAATGGGGATTAAGCTCGGCCGTTCCGGAGTTTCTCCCGGCTACCTGTGGTCAGTCCTGGCAATCCTCACGTTGGCTCTGATGCTTTACCTGATAAAAGCTCGCGTCTTCAGGGGTCTGGCCATTCCGGAGATGGTCGGCGCAATAACGATACTCGCGTGGTTCGTCTACATCGGTCTGCTCAGGCTGTGTTCTCAACCATAG
- a CDS encoding adenine nucleotide alpha hydrolase family protein — protein MKAVALLSSGIDSPVAIYLMLRKGLEITPLNFRQSPKKESKVMELYEILRRYGKLNEPIFVDAYEEQGPVFSKLAELGKVKWTCLFCKWTMVRKACEMGHQIGAKAIVTGDSLGQVASQTLDNLAIISSASDLPILRPLIGMDKEETVRIAKEIGTFDVSIKPEEPCPFVPKYSIVRGSPGEFLRIKEGLVREGVLR, from the coding sequence ATGAAGGCGGTCGCACTCCTAAGCTCGGGCATCGACTCACCGGTCGCTATTTACCTCATGCTCCGAAAAGGGCTGGAGATAACGCCCCTTAACTTCAGGCAGAGCCCTAAAAAGGAGTCCAAGGTGATGGAGCTATACGAAATCCTCAGGCGCTACGGAAAGCTCAACGAGCCCATATTCGTTGACGCCTACGAGGAGCAGGGGCCCGTTTTTTCAAAGCTCGCCGAGCTGGGAAAGGTCAAGTGGACGTGCCTCTTCTGCAAGTGGACGATGGTGAGAAAGGCCTGCGAGATGGGGCACCAGATTGGGGCGAAGGCAATAGTGACTGGAGATTCCCTCGGCCAGGTCGCTTCCCAGACCCTCGACAACCTGGCCATAATAAGCTCCGCCAGCGATCTGCCGATACTGAGGCCCCTCATAGGGATGGACAAGGAGGAGACAGTCCGGATAGCCAAGGAAATAGGAACGTTTGATGTCAGCATAAAGCCTGAAGAGCCGTGCCCCTTCGTGCCGAAGTATTCCATCGTGAGGGGCTCCCCCGGCGAGTTCCTCAGGATAAAGGAAGGGCTCGTGAGGGAGGGCGTTCTCCGATAA
- a CDS encoding 30S ribosomal protein S27e, producing the protein MALPQNLIPMPRSRFLRVKCIDCGNEQIVFSNPAIQVRCLVCGATLVEPTGGKGTVKAKVLEVLE; encoded by the coding sequence ATGGCCCTCCCGCAGAACCTTATACCCATGCCCAGGAGTAGGTTCCTCCGCGTCAAGTGCATTGACTGCGGAAACGAGCAGATAGTCTTCAGCAACCCGGCGATACAGGTTAGGTGCCTTGTTTGCGGGGCCACCCTCGTCGAACCAACCGGCGGAAAGGGAACAGTCAAGGCTAAGGTATTAGAAGTTCTCGAGTGA
- a CDS encoding 50S ribosomal protein L44e codes for MKYPKQMRTYCPFCRKHTIHKVEKVKKRPRSELSQGQRRFRRILKGYRGFPRPNPTGREKPVKKLDLRFVCTVCGKAHPRGKGFRVKKFEMTEE; via the coding sequence ATGAAGTACCCAAAGCAGATGAGGACCTACTGCCCGTTTTGTAGGAAGCACACGATCCACAAGGTCGAGAAGGTCAAGAAGAGGCCAAGGAGCGAGCTCAGCCAGGGTCAAAGGAGGTTCCGCAGGATCCTGAAGGGTTACCGCGGCTTCCCGAGGCCGAACCCGACAGGAAGGGAAAAGCCAGTCAAAAAGCTCGACCTCAGGTTCGTCTGCACCGTCTGCGGCAAGGCCCACCCGAGAGGAAAGGGCTTCCGCGTTAAGAAGTTTGAGATGACGGAGGAATGA
- a CDS encoding DHH family phosphoesterase has product MKGKIKLRRFLESSKGKSFLLLCHHNADPDSLGSAIAFALYLKSAGVEKVRIGVAQSVSSYAKRLLTFSPVPVEKNPSVEEDVVVIFDTSSLEQLEPIEIPEGKTVIIIDHHVEKDSPIRADVTVVDSSRTSTAEVVWELFKYLGFYSETAVQALLAGIVTDTANFRFANAKTFEAVSEMLERFPFQMGEIFQLVAPVSDENMDQAKRMAILKACQRLEIKKFRRYIIAVSKVSAYESLACKTFLSLGADIAIVGSEKKGVRISARAKEGLVKRGLHLGRIMEKVGPVIDGSGGGHAGAAGANGKKNLDGAIKLILKEIEGFLKGVD; this is encoded by the coding sequence ATGAAAGGCAAAATAAAGCTCAGGCGCTTTCTTGAAAGCTCAAAGGGTAAATCATTCCTCCTCCTCTGCCACCACAACGCCGACCCTGATTCCTTAGGTTCAGCCATAGCTTTCGCTCTCTACCTAAAATCAGCAGGCGTTGAGAAAGTCAGGATAGGCGTCGCCCAGAGCGTGTCCTCCTACGCCAAGAGGCTTCTCACCTTCTCCCCGGTTCCGGTTGAGAAAAATCCCTCCGTTGAGGAGGACGTCGTTGTTATTTTCGACACGTCCTCTTTAGAACAGCTCGAGCCGATCGAAATTCCGGAGGGGAAGACTGTAATAATCATCGACCACCACGTTGAGAAGGACAGCCCGATAAGGGCAGACGTAACGGTGGTGGACTCCTCGAGAACTTCAACGGCCGAGGTCGTCTGGGAGCTCTTCAAATACCTCGGTTTCTACAGCGAGACTGCCGTCCAGGCCCTGCTCGCCGGAATCGTCACAGATACTGCAAACTTCCGCTTCGCCAATGCGAAGACCTTCGAGGCAGTTTCGGAGATGCTTGAGCGCTTCCCGTTCCAGATGGGGGAGATATTCCAGCTAGTCGCGCCAGTAAGCGACGAGAACATGGATCAGGCGAAGAGAATGGCTATCCTGAAGGCCTGCCAGAGGCTGGAGATAAAGAAGTTCCGCAGGTACATCATAGCGGTCTCAAAGGTTTCCGCCTACGAGTCCCTCGCCTGCAAGACGTTTCTGAGCCTTGGAGCGGATATAGCGATAGTGGGGAGCGAGAAAAAGGGCGTTAGAATCTCGGCGAGGGCTAAGGAAGGGCTTGTAAAGAGGGGCCTCCACCTCGGCAGAATCATGGAGAAAGTGGGGCCTGTTATAGATGGCTCCGGTGGCGGACACGCGGGGGCCGCCGGGGCGAACGGAAAGAAAAACCTCGATGGGGCCATTAAGCTCATCCTGAAGGAAATCGAGGGGTTTTTGAAGGGGGTGGATTGA
- a CDS encoding DUF3194 domain-containing protein: protein MNSGERKVIHIGLPELGEEELIELGELAQKVIIEHIFDILSRSDVKDIEVTTRINRDETLDLEIEVYLEVPVFVRVDVDSLISEALERAYESVEKKLKALAAKG, encoded by the coding sequence ATGAACAGCGGTGAGAGGAAAGTTATCCACATCGGCCTTCCGGAGCTGGGCGAGGAGGAACTGATTGAACTCGGCGAGCTGGCGCAAAAGGTCATTATAGAGCATATCTTCGATATCCTGAGCAGGAGCGACGTCAAAGACATAGAGGTGACCACGAGGATAAATCGGGATGAAACCCTTGACCTTGAAATCGAGGTTTATCTCGAGGTTCCCGTCTTCGTCAGGGTGGACGTTGATTCCCTGATCAGCGAAGCCCTTGAAAGAGCCTACGAGAGCGTTGAAAAGAAGCTGAAGGCGCTGGCCGCTAAGGGTTAG
- a CDS encoding prefoldin subunit beta, producing MQNIPPQVQAMLGQLEGYQQQLQLVVQQKQSVQAELTEAKRALEEIEKLPEDAVIYKTVGTLIVKTEKAKAVEELKGKVETLEVRLNALERQEKKLNEKLKELTSQIQSALRPPTAG from the coding sequence ATGCAGAACATTCCGCCCCAGGTTCAGGCCATGTTGGGTCAGCTTGAGGGCTATCAGCAGCAGCTTCAGCTCGTCGTTCAGCAGAAGCAGAGTGTTCAGGCCGAACTAACCGAAGCTAAGAGGGCCCTTGAGGAGATAGAAAAGCTGCCCGAGGATGCGGTCATCTACAAGACGGTGGGGACGCTCATAGTTAAAACGGAAAAGGCCAAGGCCGTTGAAGAACTGAAGGGAAAGGTAGAGACCCTCGAAGTCCGCCTCAACGCCCTGGAGAGGCAGGAGAAGAAGCTCAACGAGAAGCTCAAGGAGCTCACCTCACAGATACAGTCCGCCCTAAGGCCGCCAACCGCCGGCTGA
- the pstS gene encoding phosphate ABC transporter substrate-binding protein PstS: protein MGKVAAVLLVFLLAISVAVSGCITSKSDSQTTTGSTKSVTIRTTGATFPQYQVQKWIQIYMESNPNVIIEYEGGGSGHGQDAFLKGLTDIGRTDSPVTESTWKEFLKTGDQPLQFPIVVGANVVVYNIPGVDELKLDGETLAKIFLGEIEYWDDPAIKALNPDANLPHEKIIVIHRSDSSGTTAIFTTYLSLVSREWAEKVGAGKTVDWPVDKLGRGIGGNGNPGVVYALKQTKYSIAYTELSFAIEENLKMVALKNRDGYYVKPDENSIKAAVAAVKTYIPDPTEGYKENLTQLLNAPGKDSYPMVAFTHFLVWQNKGGKHYSPEKAKAIKDFLRWVLTEGQKSENIAPGYVGLPPEVAQIGLKAVDMIQTG from the coding sequence ATGGGGAAAGTAGCCGCGGTATTGTTGGTATTTCTGCTGGCGATCTCAGTGGCCGTGAGCGGATGCATAACTTCCAAAAGCGATTCCCAGACCACTACAGGTTCCACAAAAAGCGTAACCATCCGCACCACGGGAGCGACCTTCCCGCAGTACCAGGTACAGAAGTGGATTCAGATATACATGGAGTCCAATCCCAACGTTATCATCGAGTACGAGGGCGGTGGAAGCGGACATGGGCAGGATGCCTTCCTCAAGGGATTAACTGATATAGGCAGGACAGATTCACCGGTCACGGAGTCAACTTGGAAAGAGTTCCTCAAGACAGGAGATCAGCCCCTCCAGTTCCCAATAGTGGTTGGTGCCAATGTCGTTGTCTACAACATCCCTGGCGTTGATGAACTCAAGCTCGACGGCGAAACCCTCGCAAAGATATTCCTGGGGGAAATAGAGTACTGGGATGACCCGGCAATCAAGGCACTCAATCCCGATGCGAACCTCCCCCACGAAAAGATAATAGTCATACACAGGAGCGACTCGAGCGGGACGACGGCGATATTTACCACTTACCTCAGCCTCGTGAGCAGGGAGTGGGCCGAGAAGGTCGGGGCTGGAAAGACCGTTGACTGGCCCGTGGACAAGCTCGGGAGAGGTATAGGTGGAAACGGCAACCCTGGGGTTGTCTATGCCCTCAAACAGACTAAATACAGCATAGCCTATACCGAGCTGTCCTTTGCCATAGAGGAGAACCTGAAGATGGTTGCGCTCAAGAACAGGGACGGCTACTACGTCAAGCCAGACGAAAATAGCATCAAAGCTGCCGTGGCGGCGGTAAAGACCTACATACCAGACCCTACCGAAGGCTACAAGGAGAACCTGACACAGCTCCTCAACGCTCCTGGAAAGGATTCCTACCCGATGGTGGCCTTCACGCACTTCCTCGTGTGGCAGAACAAGGGAGGAAAGCACTACAGCCCGGAAAAGGCGAAGGCCATAAAGGACTTCCTGAGGTGGGTTTTAACTGAGGGGCAGAAATCCGAGAACATCGCGCCTGGCTACGTCGGCCTTCCGCCAGAAGTGGCCCAGATCGGTCTAAAGGCAGTTGATATGATTCAGACCGGCTGA